The proteins below come from a single Synechococcus sp. MW101C3 genomic window:
- a CDS encoding zincin-like metallopeptidase domain-containing protein — protein MSFRPVVVFNAIDLEGDALAGWVEQRQAEAAGAERSEPDRLAAAEALLGAWPVPLSFGGERACHLLQIDRIQLPEHAAFHSAAGFYATWAHEVIHSTGHASCLQRDLRGRFGSRAYAREELVAELGSVLLGDRLEIDSAL, from the coding sequence ATGAGCTTCCGGCCCGTGGTGGTGTTCAACGCGATCGACCTGGAAGGTGACGCCCTTGCTGGTTGGGTGGAGCAGAGGCAGGCAGAAGCAGCTGGGGCGGAGCGCAGTGAACCAGACCGCCTGGCTGCAGCAGAAGCTCTGCTGGGGGCCTGGCCGGTACCGCTCAGCTTTGGGGGTGAACGAGCCTGCCACCTCCTCCAGATCGATCGGATCCAGCTGCCGGAGCACGCTGCCTTTCACTCCGCCGCTGGGTTCTACGCCACCTGGGCCCACGAGGTGATCCACTCCACGGGGCACGCCAGCTGCCTCCAGCGGGATCTGAGGGGGCGGTTTGGTTCTCGGGCCTATGCCCGAGAAGAACTGGTGGCGGAACTCGGTTCAGTCCTGCTGGGGGACCGGTTGGAGATCGACAGTGCCCTTTAA
- a CDS encoding DUF302 domain-containing protein — MDPFFITDTLKTFEETSAALQEAVVDHGFGVLAVHDLGNTLRSKGLPFPEQCRIFEVCNPQQAAAVLSTSMALNMALPCRISVYTEAGQTRLGMIRPEVMLAGLSADPSLQEVARAVEASTTAIIKAAAA; from the coding sequence ATGGATCCGTTCTTCATAACCGACACACTGAAAACCTTCGAGGAGACCAGTGCCGCCCTCCAGGAGGCAGTGGTGGACCACGGCTTCGGCGTACTGGCAGTACATGATCTGGGCAACACCCTGCGCAGCAAAGGTCTGCCATTCCCAGAGCAGTGCCGCATCTTCGAGGTGTGCAACCCTCAGCAGGCCGCCGCAGTGCTTAGCACCTCAATGGCGCTCAACATGGCCTTGCCGTGCAGGATTTCGGTCTACACCGAAGCCGGCCAGACCCGCCTCGGCATGATTCGCCCCGAGGTGATGCTCGCGGGCCTCTCGGCTGATCCGTCCCTGCAGGAGGTGGCCCGAGCCGTAGAGGCCTCCACCACGGCGATCATTAAGGCCGCCGCGGCCTAG
- a CDS encoding DUF305 domain-containing protein, whose amino-acid sequence MGGGLMGSQSMDQHFIVMMIPHHHGAIAMADLALTRAKRPEIKELARNIKASQTSENAQMRTWYRQWYGGDVPAMTRGGAMGIGGMGGGMGPGMGMGCCSGMEMMGTSLAALKNAADFDRAFIEQMIPHHRMGVMMASMAQNSSQHPQLKAMQQAMGKEQSREIEQMTQWYRNWYGTT is encoded by the coding sequence ATGGGTGGGGGGCTGATGGGCTCCCAGTCGATGGATCAGCACTTCATCGTGATGATGATCCCTCACCACCACGGGGCGATCGCCATGGCCGATCTTGCCCTCACCCGAGCTAAGCGGCCCGAGATCAAAGAGCTGGCCAGGAACATCAAGGCCAGCCAGACCAGTGAGAACGCTCAGATGCGCACCTGGTACCGGCAGTGGTACGGCGGCGACGTTCCCGCCATGACGCGTGGTGGAGCCATGGGCATCGGGGGAATGGGTGGTGGCATGGGCCCTGGTATGGGCATGGGCTGCTGCAGCGGAATGGAAATGATGGGCACGAGCCTGGCCGCCCTCAAGAACGCCGCCGACTTCGATCGGGCCTTCATTGAGCAGATGATTCCCCACCACCGCATGGGCGTGATGATGGCCTCGATGGCCCAGAACAGCAGCCAGCATCCGCAGCTGAAGGCGATGCAGCAGGCGATGGGCAAGGAGCAGAGCAGGGAGATCGAGCAGATGACTCAGTGGTATCGCAACTGGTACGGAACGACCTGA
- a CDS encoding heavy metal-responsive transcriptional regulator yields MVAIGVTTGMKIGALAGRSGLPVKTLRYYEELGLLPAIGRSEGGFRLFAEESLRRLEFIRRLKTLGLSLEEIQGCLAVHDAGELPCGDIEIQLGRQIERIDGQIKELRQLRKELQDLLAGWQSDPAKDGDLICPNLQV; encoded by the coding sequence ATGGTGGCCATCGGCGTCACGACTGGCATGAAAATCGGTGCCCTCGCTGGCCGCAGTGGCCTGCCGGTCAAGACCCTGCGCTACTACGAAGAGTTGGGGCTGCTCCCGGCGATCGGCCGCAGCGAAGGCGGCTTCCGCCTGTTCGCTGAAGAGAGCCTGCGGCGCCTGGAGTTCATCCGTCGGCTCAAGACCCTGGGGCTCAGCCTGGAGGAAATCCAGGGCTGCCTGGCGGTGCACGACGCCGGTGAGCTGCCCTGCGGCGACATCGAGATCCAGCTGGGGCGTCAGATCGAGCGGATCGATGGCCAGATCAAGGAGCTCAGGCAACTCAGGAAGGAACTGCAGGACTTGCTGGCTGGCTGGCAGAGCGATCCCGCCAAGGACGGCGATCTGATCTGCCCCAATCTTCAGGTGTGA
- a CDS encoding DUF3721 domain-containing protein has product MNRIALAFVLLAAGCLSPGAARAQAYDMFPSKAAAEVRAKELKCSGVFAMGKDWMPCQNFDVYQKAVSKEK; this is encoded by the coding sequence GTGAACCGTATCGCCCTGGCTTTTGTCCTGCTGGCCGCTGGCTGCCTGTCCCCTGGCGCCGCCCGCGCCCAGGCCTACGACATGTTCCCGAGCAAGGCCGCTGCGGAAGTGCGTGCGAAGGAGCTGAAGTGCAGCGGTGTCTTTGCGATGGGCAAGGACTGGATGCCGTGTCAGAACTTTGATGTCTATCAAAAGGCCGTTTCCAAGGAGAAGTGA
- a CDS encoding DUF3721 domain-containing protein, translating to MNQHHAIPLLKGSRWPLLAALAATTFSPLFITPPAAAHMKGMFKTKQEAEQRAAELKCKGTFAMGSLWMPCANEQQLHKALQNE from the coding sequence ATGAATCAGCACCACGCCATCCCCCTCTTGAAAGGAAGCCGGTGGCCTCTGCTGGCTGCCCTTGCAGCGACGACCTTCTCCCCGCTCTTCATCACTCCGCCCGCCGCCGCGCACATGAAGGGCATGTTCAAAACAAAGCAGGAGGCGGAGCAGCGCGCTGCTGAGCTCAAGTGCAAAGGAACTTTTGCGATGGGCTCCTTGTGGATGCCCTGTGCCAATGAACAGCAACTGCACAAGGCGCTTCAGAACGAGTGA
- the rppB gene encoding two-component system sensor histidine kinase RppB, whose amino-acid sequence MSRSRLQLAAVYLAVIGVILYGAGLGMFGLLMRSNWSALEREVETVAGTLHDSLKPLLPAEARPSPQLAAVLPGLCLVGSPCQPAPSLIPRHAVSITDSERFYLRLLDPRGALIAHSPGSPRVKAERPGPTWMVVAGLGGDRFLQYSIHLHHSHTPAHPGANAQELDWGYLQIGRSLSGLDAERQRLWWATQTIVVLALLVAGLASWWLSGLAMRPLLAAYRQQEQFTADAAHELRAPLANLLAVVEAHKTQLSADPLAGEHALAVVYGQGQRLSRLISDLLLLARLDGPEAGAGLQSCSLTQIARDLLEETSEGASIAEVQLRLQGGDDDLNVLGVESELYRLVSNMLLNAIQYTPSGGEVVLSLKREGSHGLLEVQDSGIGITPADQQRIFDRFFRSDPGRSRRQGGTGLGLSIVAAIVRRHRGAITVRSDGHSGSCFTVTLPLAANSPGLPVPR is encoded by the coding sequence ATGTCCCGCAGCCGCCTGCAACTGGCGGCTGTCTACCTCGCGGTGATCGGGGTGATTCTCTATGGCGCAGGCCTTGGCATGTTTGGCCTGTTGATGCGCTCCAACTGGTCGGCCCTTGAGCGCGAGGTGGAAACCGTGGCCGGCACCTTGCATGACAGCCTCAAGCCGTTGCTGCCCGCGGAAGCCAGGCCCTCGCCCCAGCTGGCCGCGGTGCTGCCTGGCCTTTGTCTGGTCGGATCCCCCTGTCAGCCGGCCCCCTCACTGATCCCGCGCCATGCTGTGAGCATCACGGACTCGGAGCGGTTCTACCTGCGCCTGCTGGATCCCCGTGGTGCGCTGATCGCCCACTCCCCGGGGTCGCCAAGGGTCAAGGCTGAACGCCCCGGCCCCACCTGGATGGTGGTGGCAGGGCTGGGAGGTGATCGCTTTCTGCAGTATTCGATCCACCTGCACCATTCCCACACGCCAGCGCACCCTGGCGCGAATGCGCAGGAGCTGGATTGGGGGTATCTGCAAATCGGACGCAGCTTGAGCGGGCTCGACGCAGAGCGGCAACGGCTCTGGTGGGCCACCCAGACGATTGTTGTGCTCGCCCTGCTGGTGGCGGGCCTGGCCAGCTGGTGGCTGTCGGGTCTGGCGATGCGGCCTCTGCTGGCGGCGTACCGGCAGCAGGAGCAGTTCACCGCCGATGCAGCCCACGAACTGCGTGCACCTCTGGCCAACCTGCTGGCTGTGGTGGAGGCCCACAAGACGCAACTGTCAGCTGACCCCCTCGCCGGGGAGCACGCGCTGGCGGTGGTCTACGGGCAGGGTCAGCGGCTGAGCCGCTTGATCAGTGACCTGCTGCTGCTGGCCCGACTGGATGGTCCCGAGGCCGGAGCAGGCCTGCAGTCCTGCTCCTTGACACAGATCGCGCGCGATCTGCTGGAGGAGACCAGCGAGGGGGCGTCGATTGCCGAGGTGCAGCTCCGCCTGCAGGGTGGTGATGACGATCTCAACGTGTTGGGCGTGGAATCAGAGCTCTATCGGCTCGTGTCCAACATGCTCTTGAACGCGATTCAGTACACACCGTCAGGAGGGGAGGTGGTGCTGAGCCTGAAGCGCGAGGGAAGTCATGGGCTGCTGGAGGTGCAGGACAGCGGCATCGGCATCACTCCGGCCGATCAACAACGCATCTTCGATCGCTTCTTCCGCAGTGATCCCGGTCGTTCCCGCCGACAGGGCGGCACCGGCCTTGGCCTCTCGATCGTGGCGGCGATCGTGCGTCGCCACCGGGGGGCGATCACGGTGCGCTCGGATGGGCACTCCGGCAGCTGTTTCACGGTGACCCTGCCTCTGGCCGCGAACTCCCCCGGGTTGCCTGTCCCCCGCTGA
- the rppA gene encoding two-component system response regulator RppA, producing MPLRILLVEDEAELAGAIQAVLRAEQHVVDHVAEGLGAWSLLRSELTTYNLLIVDWMLPGVSGPELCQRVRGAGLTLPVLMLTALADTSHRVQGLDAGADDYLSKPFAMEELLARIRALQRRQPNYREPLLNSGPYVLDPAEGCLTVQRGKETTRITLSTKELQLMAYFMEHPREIIPGSRLRSQLWSLDEDPISNVVAAQVRLLRRKIASYGLACPIATVPSKGYRFDPEPEEEQ from the coding sequence ATGCCCCTGCGCATCCTGCTGGTGGAGGACGAAGCCGAGCTGGCCGGGGCGATTCAGGCGGTGCTCAGGGCCGAGCAGCATGTCGTCGATCACGTGGCGGAAGGCCTGGGGGCCTGGAGCCTGCTGCGCAGCGAGCTGACCACCTACAACCTGCTGATCGTTGATTGGATGTTGCCGGGTGTTTCAGGCCCGGAACTCTGCCAGCGGGTGCGCGGGGCTGGCCTCACCCTGCCGGTGCTGATGCTTACGGCGCTGGCCGACACCAGCCACCGGGTGCAGGGCCTTGATGCCGGCGCCGACGACTACCTGAGCAAGCCCTTCGCGATGGAGGAACTGCTGGCAAGGATCCGGGCGCTGCAGCGCCGCCAGCCCAACTATCGCGAGCCACTGCTCAATTCCGGGCCCTATGTGCTGGATCCGGCCGAGGGCTGCCTCACCGTTCAGCGGGGAAAGGAAACCACCAGGATCACCCTCTCCACCAAGGAACTGCAGCTGATGGCCTATTTCATGGAGCATCCGCGGGAGATCATCCCGGGTTCGCGGCTGCGCTCCCAGCTCTGGTCGTTGGATGAGGATCCGATCAGCAATGTGGTCGCGGCCCAGGTGCGTCTGTTGCGGCGCAAGATCGCCAGTTACGGGCTGGCCTGTCCGATTGCCACGGTCCCCTCGAAGGGTTACCGCTTTGATCCTGAGCCGGAGGAAGAGCAATAG
- a CDS encoding efflux RND transporter periplasmic adaptor subunit, whose protein sequence is MRAFLLATSLSLGTLALGGLSPAMAHVGHGDEFQQKGNVRQVKASAEIDSLLGITTAPAAEAGGVVTIPVAAVVDADGKPLAFVKSGATYDPVFLQTGASQGDQIEITDGSISPGDNVVTQGALSLYAESKKSQSAAAPSGEGSTPEPATPVAAAAGEAGGLNPLVIGAGAAVLVVGGVLVASRMGKKN, encoded by the coding sequence ATGCGCGCCTTTCTTTTGGCCACCAGCCTCAGCCTCGGAACCCTGGCCCTCGGTGGCCTCAGCCCCGCCATGGCCCACGTGGGCCATGGCGATGAGTTTCAGCAGAAAGGGAATGTGCGCCAGGTGAAGGCCAGCGCGGAGATCGATTCCCTGCTGGGCATCACCACCGCCCCCGCCGCTGAAGCCGGTGGTGTGGTCACCATTCCGGTGGCGGCGGTGGTGGATGCGGACGGCAAGCCCCTGGCGTTCGTGAAGAGCGGCGCCACGTACGACCCGGTCTTCCTCCAGACCGGGGCCAGCCAGGGCGATCAGATCGAAATCACCGACGGCAGCATCTCGCCCGGGGACAACGTGGTGACCCAGGGGGCCCTCTCGCTCTACGCCGAATCGAAGAAGAGCCAGAGCGCCGCCGCACCCAGCGGAGAAGGATCCACACCGGAACCGGCAACCCCAGTGGCCGCCGCTGCAGGTGAAGCAGGCGGCCTCAACCCCCTTGTGATCGGTGCCGGCGCTGCGGTGCTTGTGGTGGGCGGGGTGCTCGTGGCCTCACGCATGGGCAAGAAGAACTGA
- a CDS encoding efflux RND transporter permease subunit, which translates to MFERLLNQTLRTSIAKRWLVVVAAILITLWGLSIISRMPLDVFPQFAPPQVDVQTTADGLAPEEVEQRITVPIESAVNGLPGVETVRSSSKVGLSMVQVVFNQNADINRARQSVAERLQQIEAELPANASAPAISPLVSPLGTILQYAFTLKGGGPTSAMELRRIVATTFNNQILAVPGVSQVTLYGGEEAQQQIQIDPQQLQARNVSLQAVAEAAAAASANAPGGFLIAGGQEKLIRASGQASSSEDLADSVVTGSKGQSLRLGDVAEVRLASALKRGDGSFNGKPAVVLMINKQPDIDTPRVTREVEERIAALSKSLPSDIQVKRTFRQANFIDTAIKNVSASLIEGIVIVSVVMVLFLMNWRTAVITLSAIPLSLVIGLMLMSAFGLEINTMTLGGLVVAIGSVVDDAIVDMENVHTGLRQNQVVAHPRNPLQVVFEASVEVRQPVLLSSLIIVVVFAPIFSLTGVEGRIFAPMGLAYLFSIAASSLVALTLTPALCAILLANTRLPAENTWIATWAERTYRPLLEMALISPKRVLAAALALVVVACAILPSLGRVFLPEFREKSLVNSMVLYPGVSLEMTNRAGLALSKTLMASPLFEWVQIRAGRAPGDADGAGVNLAHVDVELSDQAMKDRPVAIAQLREAFLKLPGVAPNIGGFISHRMDEVLSGVRSAIAIKIYGPDLAELRRIGEQVRDAIEPIQGVVDLQLEPQLPIQQVQIAFDRQAATANGLTMQQLADAVEIALNGKTVGQVVSNGTDRTDVVVMLPEDSRNSLDALRAIPIATPAGTLLPLGSLATIDYGLGANVVNRENVSRLIVVSTNVSGRALGTVVGDIQKTIDSKIKLPSGYLIRYGGQFESEERATANLVIYSLLAMMVIAVLMFVSVKSLPATIAILLNLPLALVGGLVAILLTGGVLSVASLIGFITLFGVAVRNGLLLVDNYNRRHAEGMELKEVIRAGSLQRLNAILMTALTSALGTLPLALAFGAGNEILQPLAIVVLGGLITSTILTLLVLPALYARFGGWLLPRQKPAVREA; encoded by the coding sequence ATGTTCGAACGCCTTCTCAATCAGACGTTGCGCACGTCCATCGCCAAGCGCTGGCTGGTTGTTGTTGCCGCCATCCTGATCACCCTCTGGGGTCTGTCGATCATCAGCCGGATGCCCCTGGATGTCTTTCCCCAGTTCGCCCCTCCCCAGGTGGATGTGCAGACCACCGCTGATGGCCTGGCACCAGAAGAGGTGGAACAACGCATCACCGTGCCGATCGAGTCAGCCGTCAACGGGCTGCCGGGAGTGGAAACCGTGCGCTCCTCCTCCAAAGTGGGGCTCTCGATGGTGCAGGTGGTCTTTAATCAGAACGCCGACATCAACCGGGCCCGTCAATCGGTGGCGGAACGACTGCAGCAGATTGAGGCTGAGCTGCCTGCCAATGCCAGCGCCCCAGCGATCTCGCCGCTCGTGTCGCCGCTGGGCACAATCCTGCAGTACGCCTTCACGCTGAAGGGCGGCGGACCAACCTCAGCGATGGAGCTGCGCCGGATCGTCGCCACCACCTTCAACAACCAGATTCTGGCGGTGCCCGGTGTCTCCCAAGTGACCCTCTACGGCGGTGAGGAGGCCCAGCAGCAGATCCAGATCGACCCCCAGCAACTTCAGGCTCGCAATGTGTCGCTGCAGGCCGTGGCCGAGGCGGCCGCTGCCGCCAGTGCCAACGCCCCCGGCGGCTTTCTGATCGCCGGCGGGCAGGAGAAGCTGATCCGCGCCAGCGGCCAGGCGAGCAGCAGCGAGGATCTTGCCGATTCTGTGGTGACAGGCAGCAAAGGGCAATCGCTCCGGCTCGGTGATGTCGCCGAGGTGCGGCTGGCCAGCGCCCTCAAGCGCGGCGATGGCAGCTTCAACGGCAAGCCCGCGGTGGTGCTGATGATCAACAAACAGCCCGACATCGACACCCCCAGAGTCACCCGTGAGGTGGAGGAGCGGATCGCCGCCCTCAGCAAGAGCCTGCCGAGCGACATCCAGGTGAAGCGCACCTTCCGGCAGGCCAATTTCATTGACACAGCGATCAAGAACGTCAGCGCTTCCTTGATCGAAGGGATCGTGATCGTCTCGGTGGTGATGGTGCTGTTTCTGATGAACTGGCGCACCGCCGTGATCACCCTCAGTGCCATCCCTCTGTCGCTGGTGATCGGCCTGATGCTGATGAGCGCCTTTGGGCTGGAGATCAACACCATGACCCTCGGTGGTCTGGTGGTCGCCATCGGCTCGGTGGTCGACGACGCCATCGTCGACATGGAGAACGTCCACACGGGGCTGCGCCAGAACCAGGTGGTCGCCCATCCCAGGAATCCGCTGCAGGTGGTGTTCGAAGCGTCGGTGGAGGTGCGCCAACCGGTGCTCCTCTCCTCCCTGATCATCGTGGTGGTCTTCGCGCCGATCTTCAGCCTCACGGGGGTGGAAGGGCGGATCTTCGCGCCGATGGGCCTTGCCTACCTGTTCTCGATCGCGGCCTCCAGCCTGGTGGCGCTCACGCTCACGCCAGCGCTCTGCGCGATCCTGCTGGCCAACACGCGTCTCCCCGCCGAGAACACCTGGATTGCCACCTGGGCGGAGCGGACCTACCGGCCCCTGCTGGAGATGGCGCTGATCTCCCCCAAACGGGTGCTGGCCGCAGCGTTGGCGCTCGTGGTGGTGGCCTGCGCCATCCTGCCCAGCCTCGGGCGGGTGTTTCTGCCGGAGTTCCGCGAGAAATCCCTGGTGAACTCGATGGTGCTCTACCCCGGCGTGTCGCTGGAGATGACCAACCGCGCCGGCCTGGCCCTCTCCAAAACCCTGATGGCCAGCCCCCTGTTCGAGTGGGTGCAGATCCGCGCCGGGCGGGCCCCTGGAGATGCCGATGGAGCAGGCGTCAACCTGGCCCATGTGGATGTGGAGTTGAGTGATCAGGCGATGAAGGATCGCCCTGTTGCCATCGCCCAGCTACGAGAGGCCTTCCTGAAGCTGCCCGGGGTGGCCCCGAACATCGGTGGCTTCATCTCCCACCGCATGGATGAGGTGCTCTCGGGTGTGCGCAGTGCCATCGCCATCAAGATCTACGGGCCAGATCTGGCGGAGCTGCGCAGGATCGGCGAGCAGGTGCGGGATGCGATTGAGCCGATCCAGGGGGTGGTGGATCTGCAACTCGAACCCCAGTTGCCGATCCAGCAGGTGCAGATCGCCTTCGATCGTCAGGCCGCCACCGCCAATGGGCTCACGATGCAGCAACTCGCCGATGCGGTGGAGATCGCCCTGAACGGCAAGACGGTGGGACAGGTGGTGAGCAACGGCACCGATCGCACCGATGTGGTGGTGATGCTGCCCGAGGACTCCCGTAACAGCCTCGATGCCCTACGGGCCATACCGATCGCCACCCCCGCCGGCACCTTGCTGCCGCTGGGAAGCCTGGCCACCATCGACTACGGCCTGGGCGCCAATGTGGTGAATCGGGAGAATGTTTCCCGCTTGATCGTCGTGTCCACCAACGTCAGCGGCCGGGCGCTGGGAACGGTCGTCGGCGACATCCAGAAGACCATCGACAGCAAGATCAAATTGCCCAGCGGCTATCTGATCCGCTACGGCGGTCAGTTCGAATCGGAGGAGCGAGCCACCGCCAACCTGGTGATCTACAGCCTGTTGGCCATGATGGTGATCGCCGTGTTGATGTTCGTGTCTGTGAAATCACTACCGGCCACGATCGCCATCCTCCTCAACCTGCCCCTGGCCCTGGTCGGTGGCCTGGTGGCCATCCTGCTCACCGGCGGTGTGCTCTCGGTGGCCTCCCTGATTGGGTTCATCACCCTGTTCGGGGTGGCGGTCCGCAATGGCCTGCTGCTGGTGGACAACTACAACCGCCGCCACGCGGAAGGAATGGAGCTCAAGGAGGTGATCCGCGCCGGCAGCCTTCAGCGCCTCAACGCGATCCTGATGACGGCCCTGACCTCGGCTCTGGGCACGCTGCCCCTAGCCCTGGCCTTCGGGGCGGGCAACGAGATCCTGCAACCGCTGGCGATTGTGGTGCTCGGTGGCTTGATCACCTCCACCATCCTCACCTTGCTGGTGCTCCCTGCTCTTTACGCCCGCTTCGGTGGCTGGTTGCTTCCCCGCCAAAAGCCAGCTGTGCGCGAGGCTTGA
- a CDS encoding DMT family transporter — protein sequence MANPQRRGLVAGLLAAVFFGLSAPLISVISCEASPLMIAALLYAGAALALLVVRAAGGRQQAESPVQRRDLAPLMGLTVLGGIVGPLCLVQGLTLLSAGSASLLLNLEAVFTMLIAVLIGREHLSRNGLIAAALIVAGAVFLSEGSLGGTTVQGGLLIGSACLAWGIDNNLSQRLSLRNPLQISLLKAFGASVPMLLLAMGLGQRFPAGPGLLAALAIGAVGYGLSIWLDLLALRELGAAREAVVFATAPFVGVVFSVLVLREAFTIHQALAALLIMVGVGALLKENHTHRHRHAALRHVHRHQHDPAGGDPHHAHDHRLVDLPPPGSRGPYWHAHDHLHEPIDHDHPHVSDAHHRHRHG from the coding sequence ATGGCGAACCCCCAGCGGCGGGGGCTGGTCGCCGGCCTGCTGGCCGCTGTGTTCTTCGGGCTCAGTGCGCCGTTGATCAGCGTGATCAGCTGCGAAGCCTCGCCGTTGATGATCGCGGCCCTGCTCTACGCCGGAGCCGCCCTGGCTCTGCTGGTGGTGCGGGCCGCCGGGGGCCGCCAGCAGGCAGAGTCGCCGGTTCAGCGACGCGATCTGGCCCCCCTGATGGGGCTCACGGTGCTGGGGGGCATCGTCGGGCCCCTGTGCCTGGTGCAGGGGCTCACCTTGCTGTCCGCCGGGTCGGCCTCGCTGCTGCTGAATCTGGAGGCGGTGTTCACGATGCTGATCGCGGTGCTGATCGGCCGGGAGCACCTCAGCCGCAACGGTTTGATCGCCGCGGCCCTGATCGTGGCAGGTGCCGTGTTTCTTTCGGAGGGATCGCTGGGCGGGACGACGGTCCAGGGGGGACTGTTGATCGGGTCGGCCTGCCTGGCCTGGGGCATCGACAACAACCTCAGCCAGCGGCTGAGCCTGCGCAATCCGCTCCAGATCTCCCTGCTCAAGGCCTTCGGAGCCTCGGTGCCGATGTTGCTGCTGGCCATGGGCCTCGGCCAGCGGTTCCCCGCCGGGCCCGGGCTGCTGGCCGCCCTGGCGATAGGGGCCGTGGGCTACGGGCTCTCGATCTGGCTCGATCTGCTGGCCCTCCGGGAGCTGGGTGCGGCCCGCGAGGCGGTGGTGTTCGCCACCGCACCGTTCGTGGGGGTGGTGTTCTCGGTGCTGGTGTTGCGCGAAGCCTTCACCATCCACCAGGCGCTCGCTGCACTGTTGATCATGGTTGGAGTGGGCGCGCTGCTCAAGGAGAACCACACCCACCGGCACCGCCACGCGGCCCTGCGGCATGTGCACCGGCATCAGCACGACCCGGCCGGCGGCGATCCCCATCACGCCCACGACCACCGGTTGGTGGATCTACCGCCGCCGGGGTCCCGGGGGCCCTACTGGCATGCCCACGACCATCTGCATGAACCGATCGACCATGACCATCCCCACGTGAGCGATGCCCACCACCGCCATCGCCACGGGTAA